In Lepidochelys kempii isolate rLepKem1 chromosome 8, rLepKem1.hap2, whole genome shotgun sequence, a single genomic region encodes these proteins:
- the LOC140916570 gene encoding vitellogenin-2-like, whose amino-acid sequence MRGIILALVFTLVGSEKYDPEPDFSSSKTYLYNYEGLTLNGLPEPGLARAGLRLSCKLEISGLSQRAHLLKIRSPQLEEYNGIWPRDPFIRASKLTQLITSCLTQPFKFEYSNGRVGNIYAPEDTPVTCVNLVRGILNLLQITIKKSQNAYDLQEAGIGGVCLTRYVIQEDRRSNRVSITKTKDLNNCQDKVVKDIGTTFIRPCPSCPLKEKIVKGTAAFTYKLKYADSGTLITEVVSQQVYQISPFNEPAGVAVMEARQELTLVEVKSEHVSPPEMQLQNCGGLPYHFPPLLLQMPIQLVKTKNPEQRIVETLQQVIQDNQQELHGDAPYKYLELIQLCRVASPDTLESVFKQFSDKPHHRVWLLSGIAMAGTIDSLKFLKLRIRKDDFKYIEALLAVSFALHLTKADGHTIAVAADLVTSSQLERIPMLRQIAYLGYGSMVNRHCSLASSCPSEALQPLHDFAAEAASKGNEDDIALALKAIGNAGEPASVKRILKFLPIFSSGASNFPVHIQVEAVMALRHIGLKDSRKVQDILLQIFVDHSLPPEVRMMACVVIFETGPALPLVTTMANVILKETNMQVASFVYSHMKALSRIGFPRFYNVSAACNIAIKLLSPKLDRLSFRYSKVIPLGGYYSEYQAGAFGNIFLMNSPRTMFPSALISSLIVNYAGAATSLLEVGVRAEGLTDIIRKQSIPFAEYSTYRKIKEIGKTLLGWRELPSENPVLSAYLKLFGQELAFADINKDIIQQAIKLVTGPADRHAWLKRVIHQIQSGIAERWILPLYSGEFRHIVPTTVGLPLEYSLYTTALAHATTRVEVKLSPPLSGDFRPSQWYESSLQLHADISPSIYSYTVAMMGINTEYFQSSIEIHAKLRVQAPLKFDAKIDMKEKSFKFVTTPCQQETEIAMGRHKAFAVSRNIGEPGTVKKIPVLPEGAGSSILKEHFKSSEKTSREGAVTKYSYGPEQELHHSTRGKTYTQAICVKVTRFGCQACFYRRARDASVLKNTYFHRLIGEHEAKIVLKPARTDAAIDKIQLEIQAGSRAASKIIQVVTLESEEEEDSSPDDGVQTKLKKILGIENVFKVGNRTQRRKTQSLKKGKTQVTELRAEPSAKYPSSSSSSSSSSSSSSSPSGQKVKGQDPKDKTLQPRSRDESSSSSSKTSSSSSSSSKTSSKTSSSSSKTSSSSSNSEYSQAQGTPEIYQYRFKSAHTQEYPKKKVPGSSSVTSSSSSSSSSSSSSSSSSSSSSEDTDRAGSRPKFLGDSKAPELAVILRAFQNDKKLAGFQLVLYADLYSTRPRIQVFVSNITGSSTWKVCADASIINAHKAASYLKWGRDCRDYRISSEFVTGWFADHPAMQVKLEWPKVPSRVKSVAKWLYTFIPGAAYILGYSEIQHKNPSQQAKLIVALTSSRTFDVVAKLPELTIYNTALRIPLSLPVGPSLPASASSLQPPIWNFFSEAPSAVLEHLKARCSVSQDKITTFNEVQFNYSLPTNCYHILAQDCSPELKFLVMMKNAEEYADLKTINIKLGSHEIDMYPANGLLNLMVNGVETPVENVTYTSDFDASLMISSEKKGLSLVAPDYGIDKLYFDGRTFKVQVAFWMAGKTCGICGKYDAENKQEFQMPNGYVAKDAVSFAQSWILSEKPCAGACKLQRSLVKLEKTIRLQGEDSKCYPVEPVLRCVKGCSATETTPVSVGFHCLPADSAASLVEGQMKLDQKSEDIQDTIEAHTACSCEELQCIA is encoded by the exons ATCCGATCTCCACAGCTGGAGGAATACAATGGGATCTGGCCCAGAGATCCATTCATTCGAGCTTCCAAACTCACTCAGCTGATCACTTCGTGTCTCACCCAACCCTTTAAGTTTGAATACAGCAATGGGCGGGTTGGAAACATTTATGCACCAGAAGATACCCCCGTCACGTGCGTTAACCTTGTGAGAGGAATTCTGAACCTGCTGCAGATAACTATCAAAAAGTCACAGAATGCATATGACTTGCAAGAG GCTGGAATTGGAGGCGTCTGCCTTACAAGGTATGTTATCCAAGAGGACAGGAGGAGTAACCGAGTCTCCATTACCAAAACCAAAGACCTCAACAACTGCCAGGATAAAGTGGTGAAGGATATTGGAACGACTTTTATCCGCCCTTGTCCTTCTTGCCCATTG AAAGAAAAGATTGTAAAAGGAACTGCTGCATTCACCTACAAATTGAAATATGCAGATTCTGGCACCCTGATCACAGAAGTGGTGTCCCAGCAGGTCTATCAGATCTCCCCTTTCAATGAACCTGCTGGTGTTGCTGTCATGGAGGCAAG aCAAGAACTTACCTTGGTTGAAGTGAAAAGTGAACATGTGAGCCCTCCAGAAATGCAGCTGCAGAATTGTGGAGGTCTGCCTTATCATTTCCCACCACTACTGCTCCAGATGCCAATTCAGCTAGTCAAGACGAAAAACCCTGAGCAAAGG ATAGTGGAAACACTGCAACAAGTAATCCAGGACAACCAGCAAGAGCTCCATGGGGATGCTCCATACAAATACTTAGAGCTTATCCAACTGTGTCGGGTAGCAAGCCCTGATACCTTGGAGTCTGTCTTTAAGCAATTTTCAGATAAACCTCATCACAG GGTTTGGCTGCTGAGTGGAATTGCTATGGCAGGCACCATTGATTCACTGAAGTTCCTTAAGCTGAGAATTCGCAAGGATGACTTTAAGTACATTGAAGCACTTCTGGCTGTTTCTTTTGCCCTCCATTTAACAAAAGCGGATGGCCATACTATTGCAGTAGCAGCA GATCTAGTGACCAGCTCCCAACTTGAGAGAATTCCCATGCTTCGCCAGATTGCTTATTTGGGATATGGATCCATGGTAAACAGACACTGTTCTCTGGCTTCATCTTGCCCTAGTGAAGCTCTTCAG CCCCTCCATGACTTTGCAGCCGAGGCAGCCAGCAAGGGCAATGAAGATGACATTGCATTAGCTCTGAAAGCCATTGGCAATGCAGGAGAACCAGCCAGTGTCAAGCGCATCCTGAAGTTCTTGCCAATATTTTCATCTGGTGCTTCTAATTTCCCAGTCCATATTCAGGTCGAAGCTGTGATGGCCTTGAGGCATATAGGCTTGAAGGACTCCAGAAAG GTGCAGGACATTCTTCTCCAGATCTTTGTGGATCATTCACTTCCTCCTGAAGTCCGAATGATGGCTTGTGTTGTCATATTTGAAACTGGGCCTGCACTTCCTCTGGTAACAACTATGGCTAATGTGATATTGAAAGAGACCAATATGCAAGTTGCCAGTTTTGTATATTCCCACATGAAAGCTTTGTCAAGAATTGGATTCCCACGCTTTTATAATGT atctgctgCTTGCAACATTGCCATTAAACTACTGAGCCCCAAACTTGACCGACTGAGCTTTCGTTACAGTAAAGTTATTCCTCTTGGTGGTTACTACAGtga ATATCAGGCTGGTGCATTTGGAAATATCTTCCTTATGAACAGTCCAAGAACAATGTTCCCATCAGCTTTAATTTCCAGTTTGATTGTAAACTATGCAGGTGCAGCTACTAGTTTGCTAGAG GTTGGTGTCCGTGCAGAAGGTCTTACAGATATTATAAGGAAACAAAGCATCCCATTTGCAGAATATTCCACATACAGAAAGATAAAGGAGATTGGGAAAACA CTTCTGGGATGGAGGGAGTTGCCTTCAGAAAATCCTGTGTTATCAGCTTACCTAAAACTATTTGGCCAAGAGCTGGCCTTTGCTGACATCAACAAGGATATCATTCAGCAGGCTATTAAA CTTGTGACTGGACCAGCAGACAGACACGCATGGCTGAAGAGAGTGATCCATCAAATCCAAAGTGGCATTGCAGAACGATGGATTCTGCCATTATATTCAGGAGAATTTCGGCACATCGTCCCTACCACTGTTGGTCTGCCATTGGAATACAGTTTATATACTACTGCTCTGGCACATGCAACAACCCGTG TTGAAGTAAAGCTGTCCCCTCCTTTATCTGGTGATTTTAGACCTTCACAGTGGTATGAATCCAGCTTGCAACTTCATGCTGACATCAGCCCAAG TATCTACTCTTACACAGTGGCAATGATGGGAATCAACACAGAATACTTTCAGTCTTCTATTGAAATTCACGCCAAACTCCGTGTACAAGCTCCATTGAAATTTGATGCCAAGATAGACATGAAGGAAAAAAGTTTTAAGTTTGTAACAACCCCATGCCAACAGGAAACTGAGATAGCGATGGGAAG GCATAAGGCTTTTGCTGTATCAAGAAATATAGGAGAACCAGGCACAGTGAAGAAGATTCCAGTACTCCCAGAAGGTGCTGGATCAAGTATTCTGAAGGAGCATTTCAAATCGTCTGAAAAAACTTCAAGAGAAGGTGCCGTGACG AAATATTCCTACGGTCCTGAACAGGAACTTCACCACAGTACAAGAGGAAAAACATATACGCAAGCCATTTGTGTCAAAGTGACTCGTTTTGGTTGTCAGGCCTGCTTTTACAGGAGAGCACGAGAcgcttctgttttaaaaaatacatattttcaccGATTAATTGGAGAACATGAAGCTAAAATCGTTTTGAAACCAG CCCGTACAGATGCAGCGATAGACAAAATACAGCTGGAGATTCAGGCAGGATCTAGAGCAGCTTCCAAAATAATCCAGGTGGTAACCCTAGAGTCCGAGGAAGAAGAAGATTCATCTCCAGATGACGGGGTTCAAACGAAACTGAAGAAGATTCTAGGAATTGAAAATGTGTTTAAG GTTGGCAATAGAACCCAGCGGCGCAAGACGCAGTCTCTCAAGAAAGGAAAGACCCAGGTGACGGAGCTGAGGGCAGAGCCCAGTGCTAAATATCCATCTAGCTCatcgtcttcctcctcctcctcctcctcgtcttcCTCCCCGTCTGGTCAGAAGGTCAAAGGTCAAGATCCGAAAGACAAAACGTTGCAACCGAGAAGCAGAGacgagagcagcagcagcagcagcaaaaccagcagcagcagcagcagcagcagcaaaaccagcagcaaaaccagcagcagcagcagcaaaaccagcagcagcagcagcaa CAGCGAGTATTCCCAAGCGCAG GGAACTCCAGAGATCTATCAGTATCGTTTCAAGTCAGCACATACACAGGAG TATCCCAAAAAGAAagtcccaggcagcagcagcgtcaccagcagcagcagctcctcttcctcttcctcctcctcaagcTCTAGTTCTAGTTCCAGTAGCAGCGAAGACACTGACAGAGCAGGTTCCCGG CCTAAATTTTTAGGAGACAGTAAAGCACCAGAACTGGCTGTTATTCTTCGTGCTTTTCAAAATGATAAAAAGCTGGCAGGCTTCCAGCTCGTGCTATACGCAGATTTATACTCCACCAGACCCAGGATACAAGTGTTTGTGTCAAACATCACAGGATCAAGCACATGGAAAGTCTGCGCTGATGCTTCAATCATTAATGCTCACAAGGCAGCG AGTTATCTGAAATGGGGCCGGGATTGCCGGGACTACAGGATTTCTTCAGAGTTTGTAACTGGCTGGTTTGCTGATCACCCAGCCATGCAGGTGAAACTGGAGTGGCCTAAAGTTCCTTCAAGAGTCAAATCAGTTGCCAAATG GCTTTACACTTTCATCCCGGGAGCTGCCTATATACTAGGCTACTCTGAAATACAGCACAAAAATCCTTCTCAACAGGCCAAGTTGATTGTGGCTCTAACTTCTTCAAGGACTTTTGATGTTGTCGCCAAACTGCCTGAG CTGACCATTTATAACACAGCCCTCAGGATTCCGCTGTCATTGCCTGTAGGGCCTTCTCTACCAGCCTCTGCCTCATCACTGCAGCCCCCGATCTGGAATTTCTTTTCTGAAGCACCATCCGCAGTCCTGGAGCATCTGAAAG ctcgtTGCTCAGTTTCCCAAGACAAGATCACAACCTTCAATGAGGTACAGTTTAACTACTCACTGCCCACAAACTGCTACCACATCTTGGCCCAGGATTGTAGCCCAGAACTGAAGTTCCTGGTAATGATGAAGAATGCAGAAGAATATGCTGACCTTAAAACAATCAATATCAAGCTTGGCAGTCA TGAAATTGACATGTATCCTGCAAATGGACTTCTTAACCTCATGGTCAATGGTGTTGAAACCCCAGTGGAGAATGTCACATATACATCTGACTTTG ATGCTTCTCTGATGATCAGCAGTGAGAAGAAAGGTCTGTCACTTGTGGCTCCTGACTATGGCATTGATAAACTATATTTTGATGGACGTACATTCAAG GTTCAAGTTGCTTTCTGGATGGCAGGGAAAACGTGTGGTATTTGTGGAAAATACGATGCTGAAAATAAACAGGAATTTCAGATGCCCAATGGATATGTAGCTAAAGATGCAGTGAGCTTTGCGCAGTCTTGGATTCTGTCAGAAAAGCCTTGTGCTGGCG CCTGTAAACTGCAGCGCTCACTTGTGAAACTTGAGAAAACAATTCGACTTCAGGGCGAAGACTCAAAATGCTATCCTGTTGAGCCTGTGCTGCGCTGCGTGAAAGGATGTTCAGCAACTGAGACCACCCCAGTTTCGGTTGGCTTCCATTGTCTGCCAGCGG ATTCAGCTGCCAGCTTAGTTGAGGGACAGATGAAGCTTGACCAGAAGTCAGAAGATATACAGGACACAATTGAGGCCCATACAGCATGTTCATGTGAGGAACTACAGTGCATTGCATGA